From one Chloroflexota bacterium genomic stretch:
- a CDS encoding winged helix-turn-helix transcriptional regulator, with the protein MESEIDRCEIEYTDAEGVRRAQAQLVDEGTAAQLANFFQTLSDPTRVRIISALATGELCVYDLAATLGISQSAISHQLRILRQLRLVKRRKAGQLAYYTLDDEHISTLFQQGLDHVRHG; encoded by the coding sequence ATGGAGTCAGAAATAGACCGTTGCGAAATCGAATACACCGATGCAGAAGGGGTTCGTCGGGCGCAGGCACAACTGGTGGATGAGGGGACCGCTGCCCAACTGGCCAACTTTTTCCAAACCCTCAGCGACCCTACCCGCGTGCGCATTATCTCCGCCCTCGCCACAGGCGAGCTATGCGTCTACGACCTAGCCGCTACGCTAGGCATAAGTCAGTCAGCGATCTCGCACCAACTGCGCATCCTGCGCCAACTGCGGCTGGTCAAGCGGCGCAAGGCTGGGCAGTTGGCCTACTATACCCTGGACGACGAACATATCTCGACCCTCTTCCAACAGGGATTGGACCATGTGCGGCATGGTTAG